One Acutalibacter muris DNA window includes the following coding sequences:
- the htpG gene encoding molecular chaperone HtpG translates to MAIKEFQAESKRLMDLMINSIYTHKEIFLRELISNASDAIDKLYYKSVSEGVTGLNREDFFIRIEADKDSRTLTITDNGVGMTPEELDSNLGVIAKSGSLQFKSENEKNDADVDIIGQFGVGFYSAFMVSSKVVVESKAFGAEKGALWVSEGLEGYEITETDWNERGTRITLSIKPDTEEENYSEFLDQYRLSHLVKRYSDYIRYPIKMEMQRSRRKEGSGEEGKEPEYETYFEEEILNSMVPLWKKSKSEVTDEELNNFYKEKFGDWQDPLRVIRTSTEGAATYTALLFVPGTAPYNYYTRDFEKGLQLYASGVLIMDKCADLLPDCFSFIRGLVDSQDLSLNISREMLQHDRQLKLIAGRLEKKIASELKSMLENDREKYEEFWRSFGLQIKYGMYEGYGAKKDELKDLVLFTSSNEKKLTSLKEYFGRMKPEQSCIYYGCGESAGRILALPQAEALMEKGYELLCLTDDVDEFALKMLEKYEEKEFKNITAEGLDLQSDEEKQHTKELADENKGLLEAMGKALEGKVQEVKLNAGLGSHPAALSTQGAISAEMEKVLNNMPAGEKVKAQRVLELNPEHPVFAKLRELCENEERLSLYAKVLYGQALLVEGTPLEDPAEFARQVSAIIV, encoded by the coding sequence ATGGCAATTAAGGAATTTCAGGCAGAATCCAAACGGCTGATGGATCTCATGATAAACTCCATCTACACCCACAAGGAGATCTTCCTCCGGGAGCTTATCTCCAACGCCAGCGACGCCATCGACAAGCTCTACTATAAGAGCGTCAGCGAGGGGGTTACGGGCCTTAACAGGGAGGACTTCTTTATCCGTATCGAGGCCGACAAGGACAGCCGCACCCTCACCATCACCGACAACGGCGTGGGCATGACCCCGGAGGAGCTGGACAGCAACCTGGGGGTCATCGCAAAGAGCGGCTCCTTGCAGTTCAAGAGCGAGAACGAAAAGAACGACGCGGACGTGGACATAATCGGCCAGTTCGGCGTGGGCTTCTACTCGGCCTTTATGGTGAGCTCCAAGGTGGTGGTGGAGAGTAAGGCCTTCGGTGCTGAAAAAGGCGCCCTATGGGTCTCCGAGGGCCTTGAGGGCTATGAGATTACAGAAACTGACTGGAACGAGCGGGGCACCCGCATAACCCTCAGCATCAAGCCCGACACAGAGGAGGAGAATTACAGCGAGTTTCTGGACCAGTACAGGCTGAGCCACCTTGTGAAGCGGTACTCTGACTATATCAGGTACCCCATCAAAATGGAAATGCAGCGCTCCCGGAGGAAGGAGGGCTCCGGCGAGGAGGGCAAGGAGCCGGAGTATGAGACCTACTTTGAGGAGGAAATCTTAAACTCCATGGTGCCCCTCTGGAAAAAGTCAAAGAGCGAGGTCACGGACGAGGAGCTCAATAATTTCTACAAGGAAAAGTTCGGGGACTGGCAAGACCCGCTGCGGGTGATACGCACCTCCACCGAGGGGGCGGCCACCTATACGGCCCTGCTGTTTGTGCCGGGGACCGCGCCCTATAACTACTACACCCGGGACTTCGAGAAGGGCCTTCAGCTCTACGCCAGCGGAGTGCTTATCATGGACAAGTGCGCGGACCTGCTGCCGGACTGCTTCAGCTTTATAAGGGGCCTGGTGGACTCCCAGGACCTGTCTTTGAATATTTCCAGGGAGATGCTGCAGCACGACAGGCAGCTGAAGCTAATTGCCGGACGGCTTGAGAAGAAGATAGCAAGCGAGCTCAAATCCATGCTGGAGAACGACCGGGAGAAGTACGAGGAGTTCTGGAGGAGCTTCGGCCTACAGATAAAGTACGGTATGTACGAGGGCTACGGGGCAAAGAAGGACGAATTGAAGGACCTGGTGCTGTTCACCTCCTCCAACGAGAAGAAGCTTACAAGCCTTAAGGAATACTTTGGGCGGATGAAGCCGGAGCAGAGCTGCATATACTATGGGTGCGGCGAGAGCGCCGGGAGGATACTGGCGCTGCCCCAGGCCGAGGCCCTTATGGAGAAAGGCTATGAGCTCCTGTGCCTGACGGACGACGTGGACGAATTCGCCCTTAAAATGCTTGAAAAGTACGAGGAGAAGGAGTTCAAGAACATCACCGCCGAGGGCCTTGATTTGCAGAGCGACGAGGAGAAGCAGCACACAAAGGAGCTCGCCGACGAGAACAAGGGGCTTCTTGAAGCCATGGGCAAGGCCCTTGAGGGCAAGGTCCAGGAGGTCAAGCTGAACGCGGGCCTTGGAAGCCACCCGGCGGCTCTCTCTACCCAGGGGGCCATCTCCGCCGAGATGGAGAAGGTTCTGAACAATATGCCCGCCGGGGAGAAGGTCAAGGCCCAGCGGGTGCTGGAGCTGAACCCGGAGCACCCTGTTTTCGCGAAGCTTCGGGAGCTTTGCGAAAACGAGGAGAGACTCTCGCTCTACGCCAAGGTGCTGTATGGCCAGGCGCTGTTGGTAGAGGGCACGCCCCTTGAGGACCCCGCGGAGTTCGCGCGGCAGGTTTCGGCCATAATCGTATAA
- a CDS encoding CPBP family glutamic-type intramembrane protease — MNQPNEQVTQQAAQNHPGAGYSQGYEPRQQAVYQPYTVYQPYPAPQYQAPGFSVKRRDPRKAGALSTLNKLGLMMVAQTALSFILQLGAVLLCTSTGLDIYSDELALVLLSIGLAPICTAGPPLVYMLLGKKDWNFHLRFGRANVFGCLLVILAGLGVCLAANLPAAVVREVLEGLGAKEPDSVLGQGGGWLSFIAELLGVAVMVPLLEEFAFRGVILSGLRRYGTGFAIAASSVIFGMAHMSLSSVVFATIAGVAMGLAYVLTGNLWTSVCIHALNNGIAVIESYSDLILGEGRQELLAGITMLVVCAVGVVALVMLLILRKTLFPKREPLAPADGVLYQPLGFGEAVVTLLKSPVLWAILAMVLVETALMFIVL; from the coding sequence ATGAATCAGCCTAATGAGCAAGTGACACAGCAGGCCGCGCAGAACCACCCTGGCGCGGGCTATTCCCAGGGCTATGAGCCCCGGCAGCAGGCGGTATATCAGCCTTATACTGTATACCAGCCTTACCCCGCGCCCCAGTATCAGGCCCCGGGGTTCTCTGTAAAGCGAAGGGACCCGAGAAAGGCCGGGGCCCTGAGCACCCTGAACAAGCTGGGCCTTATGATGGTGGCCCAGACGGCGTTAAGCTTTATATTGCAGCTTGGGGCTGTCCTTCTGTGTACCAGCACGGGCCTTGACATCTACAGCGACGAGCTGGCCCTTGTGCTGCTGTCCATAGGGCTTGCTCCCATATGCACCGCCGGACCGCCCCTTGTTTATATGCTCCTGGGGAAAAAGGACTGGAACTTTCACCTGCGTTTCGGGCGGGCGAATGTTTTCGGGTGCCTGCTGGTCATACTGGCGGGGCTCGGGGTGTGCCTTGCGGCAAACCTGCCGGCAGCCGTGGTGAGAGAGGTGCTGGAGGGCCTTGGAGCTAAAGAGCCCGACAGCGTCCTGGGCCAGGGGGGCGGTTGGTTAAGCTTTATAGCGGAGCTCCTTGGCGTGGCGGTGATGGTGCCCCTGCTGGAGGAGTTCGCGTTCAGAGGGGTGATACTCTCGGGGCTCAGAAGGTACGGAACCGGCTTTGCCATAGCGGCCTCGTCGGTGATATTCGGCATGGCCCATATGTCCCTTTCCAGCGTGGTGTTCGCCACCATAGCCGGGGTGGCCATGGGGCTTGCCTATGTGCTGACGGGGAACCTCTGGACGTCGGTGTGCATACACGCCTTAAATAACGGCATAGCCGTTATCGAGAGCTACAGCGACCTGATACTGGGCGAGGGCCGGCAGGAGCTGCTGGCCGGGATAACCATGCTGGTGGTCTGCGCCGTAGGGGTCGTCGCCCTTGTGATGCTGCTGATACTGAGAAAGACATTATTCCCGAAGCGGGAGCCCCTGGCCCCGGCGGACGGCGTGCTGTACCAGCCCCTGGGCTTTGGGGAGGCCGTTGTCACCCTGCTCAAGTCCCCGGTGCTGTGGGCGATACTCGCCATGGTGCTGGTGGAGACGGCCCTGATGTTTATAGTGCTGTAG
- a CDS encoding LytTR family DNA-binding domain-containing protein encodes MKIKMEVAPGITEPEIILRCAEAGEAAAGLLARLYELAAGETGKLTGQLEGQTYLLDPAKVLYADTADKRAFLYTAGAVYETELRLYELEERLRGRGFFRASKSALVNFNAIRSLRPDLGGRIRLTMENGEAVYVSRQYAPWLKKKLGL; translated from the coding sequence ATGAAGATCAAGATGGAGGTGGCTCCGGGTATCACGGAGCCGGAGATAATACTGCGCTGCGCCGAGGCCGGCGAGGCCGCGGCGGGGCTGCTGGCAAGGCTCTACGAGCTGGCGGCCGGAGAGACAGGGAAGCTTACCGGACAGCTGGAGGGCCAGACCTACCTTCTGGACCCGGCAAAGGTGCTCTATGCCGACACCGCCGACAAGCGCGCCTTTCTCTACACCGCCGGGGCGGTCTATGAGACGGAGCTTCGGCTGTACGAGCTGGAGGAGCGGCTGCGGGGCAGGGGCTTTTTTCGGGCGTCGAAATCGGCGCTGGTAAACTTCAACGCCATACGTTCCCTGCGCCCGGACCTGGGGGGCAGGATAAGGCTGACGATGGAAAACGGCGAGGCGGTGTACGTCTCCCGGCAGTACGCGCCCTGGCTGAAAAAGAAGCTGGGCCTATAG
- a CDS encoding response regulator transcription factor, protein MARRIMVLEDEEAISGMIAMNLRVAGMEPVVFSEGLKVRDSLPGDHAYDLALLDVMVPGLDGFGVFELLKPYKIPAIFLTARDDLDSKLHGLTGGAEDYIVKPFQVLELLVRMEKVLARTAPREILRVLDLEIDLGGHRVRKAGVEVALKPMEFDLLVALVRNKNIAISREDLIGLVWGSAYLGETRTVDVHIGQLRKKLGLQNAIKTVPKLGYRLEDGI, encoded by the coding sequence ATGGCAAGGCGGATCATGGTTTTGGAGGACGAGGAGGCTATCTCCGGCATGATAGCCATGAATCTCCGGGTGGCGGGAATGGAGCCGGTGGTCTTTTCCGAAGGCCTGAAGGTGCGGGACTCACTGCCGGGGGACCACGCCTATGACCTGGCCCTTCTGGATGTGATGGTGCCGGGGCTGGACGGCTTCGGGGTATTTGAGCTTTTGAAGCCGTATAAAATACCGGCCATATTCCTGACGGCCAGGGATGACCTGGACTCGAAGCTCCACGGGCTGACCGGCGGGGCGGAGGACTATATAGTCAAGCCCTTCCAGGTGCTGGAGCTGCTGGTGCGCATGGAGAAGGTGCTGGCCCGCACGGCCCCCCGGGAGATTTTGCGGGTGCTGGACCTGGAGATAGACCTTGGGGGCCACAGGGTCAGAAAGGCCGGGGTGGAGGTGGCCTTAAAGCCCATGGAGTTCGACCTGCTGGTGGCGCTGGTGAGAAACAAGAATATCGCCATATCCCGGGAGGACCTTATCGGCCTGGTCTGGGGCAGCGCGTACCTTGGGGAGACCCGGACGGTGGACGTGCATATCGGCCAGCTCAGAAAGAAGCTGGGCCTGCAGAACGCCATAAAGACCGTGCCGAAACTGGGCTACAGGCTGGAGGACGGCATATGA
- a CDS encoding sensor histidine kinase translates to MKLRVKLSLMTGGVLLLATVLCIGLSFSMSRRALLLEANRSAYAQSQAAFQGFENYCAHLTGGAGVQAAAYWLKSQDDEYTILLREGEVCYNRTVLDPAELTENSPPRSGPQEAGLYRGRRLLVYRFDSDAYFVFIHLVDVTDTYFSLYRLAAGQGLLSALILAAAAAAVFYMLRRALRPLQALSDSANAIAAGAYDRRAPEEGKDELSGLGRDFNRMAAAVEEHIRRVEESEEQKTMFMASLTHELKTPLTAVSGYAQTLRYAKLSEEDRETALRYICTQSARLDRLSKKMLRLLELDRDVPLVREPAEISELAESARETCLPGARDRGVEIDVGDCPGTWPCDRDLMVQALVNLVDNGVKACSEGGRVRIYMKDGALVVEDDGCGIPEGDIAHLTEAFYMVDKSRSRQSGGAGMGLALTSVILRRHGLGLRIESRLGQGTRAIIGHK, encoded by the coding sequence ATGAAGCTGAGGGTGAAGCTGTCCCTTATGACCGGGGGGGTGCTGCTTTTGGCCACGGTGCTGTGCATAGGCCTGAGCTTTTCCATGAGCCGCCGGGCCCTCCTCTTGGAGGCGAACCGCAGCGCCTATGCCCAGAGCCAGGCGGCCTTCCAGGGCTTCGAGAACTACTGCGCCCACCTTACCGGCGGGGCCGGGGTGCAGGCGGCGGCCTACTGGCTGAAGTCCCAGGACGACGAGTACACGATACTCCTGAGGGAGGGCGAGGTGTGCTATAACAGGACGGTGCTGGACCCCGCTGAGCTCACGGAGAACAGCCCGCCCCGGTCCGGCCCCCAGGAGGCGGGGCTCTATAGAGGGCGGCGGCTTCTGGTGTACCGCTTTGACAGCGACGCGTATTTTGTTTTCATACACCTTGTGGACGTGACGGACACCTATTTCAGCCTGTACCGTCTGGCGGCGGGCCAGGGGTTGCTGTCTGCCCTGATACTGGCGGCGGCAGCGGCGGCAGTGTTCTATATGCTGCGCCGGGCTCTCCGGCCCTTGCAGGCCCTCTCCGACAGCGCCAACGCCATCGCGGCGGGGGCCTATGACCGCCGGGCCCCGGAGGAGGGAAAGGACGAGCTCTCGGGCCTTGGCAGGGATTTCAACCGCATGGCGGCGGCGGTGGAGGAGCATATCCGCCGGGTGGAGGAGAGCGAGGAGCAGAAGACCATGTTTATGGCAAGCCTGACACACGAGCTGAAGACCCCCCTGACGGCCGTCTCAGGCTATGCCCAGACCCTGCGGTACGCGAAGCTCAGCGAGGAGGACAGGGAGACGGCCCTTCGCTATATATGCACACAGAGCGCAAGGCTCGACCGGCTCTCGAAAAAGATGCTGCGGCTGCTGGAACTGGACCGGGACGTGCCCCTGGTAAGGGAGCCCGCGGAAATTTCAGAGCTGGCGGAGTCCGCCCGGGAGACCTGCCTGCCCGGGGCCCGGGACCGTGGCGTGGAGATAGATGTTGGGGACTGCCCGGGCACGTGGCCCTGTGACAGGGACCTTATGGTCCAGGCCCTGGTGAACTTGGTGGACAACGGTGTGAAGGCCTGTTCTGAGGGGGGCAGGGTGAGGATTTATATGAAGGACGGCGCGCTGGTGGTGGAGGACGACGGCTGCGGCATACCTGAGGGGGATATCGCCCACCTGACCGAAGCCTTCTACATGGTGGACAAATCCCGCAGCCGCCAAAGCGGCGGGGCCGGCATGGGTCTTGCCCTTACCTCCGTGATACTGCGGCGGCATGGGCTGGGGCTGCGCATAGAGAGCCGGCTTGGACAGGGGACACGGGCGATTATAGGGCATAAGTAA
- a CDS encoding nucleoside deaminase, with protein MGIEREFLPEKRFMLRALELAREAGLAGEVPVGAVIVRGGSIIAQGRNRREEQKSALAHAEIEALAGACKALESWRLEGCQLYVTLEPCPMCAGAVENARIERVIYAADSPGAGTLGVPVYRGFMEEEAREVLREFFRELRCAVQPTSPCEAAEFRKAKLLGI; from the coding sequence ATGGGCATAGAGAGGGAGTTCCTGCCCGAGAAGCGGTTTATGCTGAGGGCCCTGGAGCTGGCCCGGGAGGCCGGGCTTGCCGGGGAGGTGCCGGTGGGGGCGGTGATAGTGCGGGGCGGCTCCATAATCGCACAGGGGCGAAACCGCCGGGAGGAGCAAAAAAGCGCCCTGGCCCATGCGGAGATAGAGGCCCTTGCGGGGGCGTGTAAGGCCCTTGAGAGCTGGCGGCTGGAGGGGTGCCAGCTGTACGTGACCTTAGAGCCCTGTCCCATGTGCGCGGGGGCCGTGGAGAACGCCCGGATTGAGCGGGTGATATACGCGGCGGACAGCCCGGGGGCCGGGACGCTGGGTGTGCCGGTGTACCGTGGCTTCATGGAGGAGGAGGCGCGGGAAGTTCTGCGCGAGTTCTTCAGAGAGCTAAGGTGCGCGGTGCAGCCGACTTCGCCTTGCGAAGCCGCAGAGTTTCGCAAGGCGAAACTCTTGGGCATATAG
- a CDS encoding COG1361 S-layer family protein — translation MRYIFAFIMAVLLVFAPRVLALAEEGEDLQPDSAAEPSPEPTTKEQTLLYIDNRSLYEHMDRTYSQGYRPTVKGGAATVVLPLLCRGELRDNSLRARAVFDPGGPFAAKNYEQTVELKEHKVNGGKQKTAGYCAIFTLELEKDRLNGSYPVTINVSGTDIHGAEIQQDFTLFVSITDGKDPNATPAPEPAPTPEPEPPVVLGPKVLIESCTAISLEEDGEPGTVNAGDRVRVTVTLVNTSGSQGLENMAVTAASPGEGFALLSPSESVYVGDLAAGGRTQVVYDYQVSPETAAGQYAIPISYDFAYNKGETGSGSGSARVNISQPLEMEFSLGRMPGEAVVSDVIEVNIQAINLSHAKAYNVRAAIEGDGLLPSGTAFIGDLEGGAMGEKPLEITITGLTESETPYGPTGGTVTYLYEDRDGAEFTQTGSFTLDVKSPFSENTPADEKEDPGQFWIVLGAVGAAVLGLLGALIWKGARRRKA, via the coding sequence AGCCCTGGCGGAGGAGGGGGAGGACCTCCAGCCGGACTCGGCGGCAGAGCCCAGCCCAGAGCCCACGACAAAGGAGCAGACTCTGCTCTATATCGACAACAGAAGCCTATATGAGCACATGGACAGGACCTACTCCCAGGGGTATAGGCCCACGGTAAAGGGCGGCGCGGCCACGGTGGTGCTGCCCCTACTGTGCCGGGGAGAGCTGAGGGACAACTCCCTTCGGGCCAGGGCCGTGTTCGACCCGGGCGGGCCCTTTGCGGCGAAAAACTACGAGCAGACGGTGGAGCTGAAGGAACACAAGGTAAACGGCGGGAAACAGAAAACGGCGGGGTACTGCGCCATATTCACCCTGGAGCTGGAAAAGGATAGGCTGAACGGCAGCTACCCGGTGACAATAAATGTGTCCGGAACGGATATTCACGGGGCGGAAATTCAGCAGGACTTCACCCTCTTTGTCAGCATAACCGACGGCAAGGACCCAAACGCCACCCCCGCCCCGGAACCGGCGCCAACGCCGGAGCCGGAGCCCCCGGTGGTGCTGGGGCCCAAGGTGCTTATAGAGTCCTGCACGGCCATATCCCTTGAGGAGGACGGAGAGCCGGGAACCGTAAACGCCGGGGACCGTGTGCGTGTTACTGTCACTCTTGTGAACACCAGCGGGTCCCAGGGCCTTGAGAACATGGCGGTGACGGCGGCCTCCCCCGGGGAGGGCTTCGCCCTTCTGAGCCCGTCGGAGAGCGTGTATGTGGGAGATCTGGCGGCGGGTGGCAGGACCCAGGTCGTATACGACTATCAGGTGAGCCCGGAGACCGCCGCCGGGCAGTACGCCATACCCATAAGCTATGACTTCGCCTACAATAAGGGGGAAACCGGCTCCGGCAGCGGCAGCGCACGGGTGAACATCTCCCAGCCCCTGGAGATGGAGTTCTCCCTGGGCCGTATGCCGGGGGAGGCGGTGGTGTCCGACGTGATAGAGGTGAATATCCAGGCCATCAATCTCAGCCACGCCAAGGCCTATAACGTGCGCGCCGCCATAGAGGGAGACGGCCTGCTGCCCTCGGGCACGGCCTTTATCGGGGACCTGGAGGGCGGCGCCATGGGAGAGAAGCCCCTGGAGATAACCATAACCGGCCTTACAGAGAGCGAGACCCCCTATGGACCCACCGGCGGCACGGTGACCTACCTCTATGAGGACCGGGACGGCGCCGAGTTCACACAGACAGGGAGCTTTACCCTGGACGTTAAATCCCCCTTCTCTGAGAATACGCCCGCCGACGAAAAGGAGGACCCGGGGCAGTTCTGGATAGTGCTGGGGGCCGTGGGCGCGGCAGTATTGGGGCTTTTGGGGGCGCTTATCTGGAAAGGGGCAAGGAGGCGCAAGGCATGA
- a CDS encoding DUF6034 family protein, translating to MLSEKLRRLMAGALCGAMLFTLPACQEDPEGSIVANKDMDKLISQGAESGGESRVDAGELIEDAKKTETYKTTLDSPNLKVKAEVDAQVELPEVEKLSIYRVKQKPFTQEFLDKVRAELCGEVELFDGKALGVRTKKDIEREINFLRQSVEDYTAQERQLLKDPNLPEEHRPTEEEVNASIEEYRQMMQNDIDERQGEYETAPDEVNFADYPTDYKIHLYRELYESDPESYESGLTLHDEEGDAVFDAASDGSDGHYRRLVVQNNADYSNKIAYSDNLGFYKHMSGVMVEDTMLDYTLTPRELGLTQDYEGFWKEKGVPSPVITNNYVLEEGFTFKPIDKTEISFTQEEAQAKAEELLGRLGLTDFKFSQGGKYSELLGGEDEEADFLYDVLYVLRYTRELEGVQLTQSSGAKFVIGQDTSNPNRKQMWPGESIEIRVNDRGIVGFQYNAPLEITETVVEGTSLKTFDEVKGIFEQMLPMVLAEEDYDVTARVDRVRLSYSRISEKDSFDTGLVVPVWSFEGKVTAYSGEYPAYERNGTLLAVNAIDGSVIDANLGY from the coding sequence ATGCTTAGCGAGAAACTGAGGCGTCTTATGGCCGGGGCCCTTTGCGGGGCGATGCTCTTTACTCTGCCCGCCTGCCAGGAGGACCCGGAGGGCTCTATCGTTGCCAACAAGGACATGGACAAGCTCATATCCCAGGGAGCCGAGAGCGGCGGGGAGAGCCGGGTGGACGCGGGGGAACTCATAGAGGATGCGAAGAAGACGGAGACCTACAAGACCACTCTTGACAGCCCCAACCTCAAGGTAAAGGCGGAGGTGGACGCACAGGTGGAGCTGCCCGAGGTGGAGAAGCTGTCCATCTACAGGGTGAAGCAGAAGCCCTTTACTCAGGAGTTCCTGGATAAGGTGCGGGCGGAGCTCTGCGGGGAGGTGGAGCTGTTTGACGGCAAGGCTCTGGGCGTGCGCACAAAGAAGGACATTGAGCGGGAAATAAATTTCCTCCGGCAGTCGGTAGAGGACTACACCGCCCAGGAAAGACAGCTGCTGAAGGACCCGAATCTCCCGGAGGAGCACCGACCCACTGAGGAGGAGGTAAACGCCAGCATAGAGGAGTACCGTCAGATGATGCAAAATGATATAGACGAGCGCCAGGGGGAGTACGAAACTGCCCCCGATGAAGTGAACTTCGCCGATTACCCCACCGACTATAAAATCCATCTTTACCGGGAGCTGTACGAGTCTGACCCGGAGAGCTATGAGTCAGGGCTGACGCTGCATGACGAGGAGGGGGACGCCGTTTTCGACGCCGCCTCTGACGGCAGCGACGGCCACTACCGCAGGCTGGTGGTGCAGAACAACGCCGACTACAGCAACAAGATAGCCTATTCTGACAACCTGGGGTTCTATAAGCATATGAGTGGGGTAATGGTAGAGGACACCATGCTTGATTATACCCTTACCCCCAGGGAACTGGGCCTGACCCAGGACTATGAAGGCTTCTGGAAGGAAAAGGGCGTGCCCTCTCCGGTCATCACAAACAACTATGTTCTGGAGGAAGGCTTTACGTTCAAGCCCATTGACAAGACGGAGATAAGCTTTACCCAGGAGGAGGCCCAGGCGAAGGCGGAGGAGCTGCTGGGCAGGCTGGGCCTTACGGATTTCAAATTCAGCCAGGGCGGCAAATACAGCGAGCTTCTGGGCGGAGAGGACGAGGAAGCGGATTTCCTGTATGACGTATTATATGTCCTGCGCTATACCCGGGAGCTGGAGGGCGTGCAGCTGACCCAGTCCAGCGGGGCGAAGTTCGTGATAGGCCAGGACACCAGCAACCCCAACCGCAAGCAGATGTGGCCCGGGGAGAGCATAGAGATACGCGTAAACGACAGGGGCATTGTGGGTTTCCAGTACAACGCCCCGTTGGAGATAACCGAAACGGTGGTGGAGGGCACGTCCCTAAAGACCTTTGACGAGGTGAAGGGGATTTTCGAGCAGATGCTGCCCATGGTGCTGGCCGAGGAGGACTATGACGTGACGGCCAGGGTGGACCGGGTGCGGCTGAGTTACTCCCGCATAAGCGAGAAGGACAGCTTTGACACCGGGCTGGTGGTGCCTGTCTGGAGCTTTGAGGGGAAGGTCACGGCCTACAGCGGGGAGTACCCGGCCTATGAGAGGAACGGCACGCTGCTGGCGGTGAACGCCATAGACGGCTCGGTGATAGATGCGAATCTAGGATATTGA